In the Hyphomicrobiales bacterium genome, one interval contains:
- a CDS encoding glutathione S-transferase N-terminal domain-containing protein, whose protein sequence is MIDLYTWTTPNGRKVSIMLEEIGLPYNVHPVDLGKGEQFSPEFLEISPNNKIPAIVDTENGLHLMESGAILLYLADKVGKLAPRKGEAYWRMMEWLMWQMGDFGPMLGQAHHFLKYHPGKAPYAEERYHKEAKRLYGVLDKLLAEHAYMVGGYSIVDIATWPWASRFDYHRIDLNDYPNVRRWYVEIAERPAVQRGYQVPRFVTEVPMPEMV, encoded by the coding sequence TTGATCGATCTTTATACCTGGACCACGCCGAACGGGCGCAAGGTCTCCATCATGCTTGAGGAAATCGGCCTGCCCTACAATGTTCACCCCGTCGACCTCGGCAAGGGCGAGCAGTTCTCCCCCGAATTCCTCGAGATCAGCCCCAACAACAAGATTCCGGCCATCGTCGACACCGAAAACGGCCTGCACCTGATGGAATCGGGCGCCATCCTGCTTTATCTCGCCGACAAGGTCGGCAAGCTCGCGCCGCGCAAGGGCGAGGCCTATTGGCGGATGATGGAGTGGCTGATGTGGCAGATGGGCGATTTCGGGCCGATGCTCGGCCAGGCCCACCACTTCCTCAAATACCATCCCGGCAAGGCCCCCTATGCGGAGGAGCGCTACCACAAGGAGGCGAAGCGCCTCTATGGCGTCCTCGACAAGCTTCTTGCCGAGCACGCTTATATGGTCGGCGGCTATTCCATCGTCGATATCGCCACCTGGCCATGGGCGTCGCGGTTCGACTATCACCGCATCGACCTCAACGACTATCCCAATGTCAGGCGCTGGTACGTGGAAATCGCCGAGCGCCCGGCGGTGCAGCGCGGCTATCAGGTGCCGCGCTTCGTCACCGAGGTGCCGATGCCGGAAATGGTTTAG
- a CDS encoding diacylglycerol kinase family protein: MRRRFLLIENPRAGAGKSALTAGCVAALVKRGASVERVMTEGPAHTREAAKDAANSELFDALIVAGGDGTIRQAASGLLGRALPFGVIPAGTGNVLAAELGLPHAPEALADYLCGAKARAVTGGVANGELFLFMAGVGLDAEIVARLHRPLARRFGKTAYAPAILGALVAAPRPRLAVRIGNKTISAEWVIVAKSSRFAGPFLLTRRAGLLKRGLQLVSVAAGWRLTDAMRLAVLPFGIMEHMPGVRIDPCTRAVIESDRPTPVQIDGDICGTTPVLVVEAPAPVNVIVPRGGPARA, from the coding sequence GTGCGCCGGCGCTTCCTGCTGATCGAAAATCCGCGCGCCGGAGCCGGCAAGAGCGCGCTGACCGCCGGCTGCGTCGCCGCGCTCGTCAAGCGCGGGGCGAGCGTCGAGCGGGTCATGACCGAGGGTCCCGCTCACACGCGCGAGGCGGCAAAAGACGCGGCAAATTCAGAGCTGTTCGACGCCCTCATCGTCGCCGGCGGCGACGGCACCATCCGCCAGGCGGCAAGCGGCCTCCTCGGCCGGGCGCTGCCCTTCGGCGTCATTCCCGCCGGCACCGGCAATGTGCTCGCCGCCGAGCTCGGCCTGCCTCACGCGCCGGAGGCGCTGGCCGATTATCTGTGCGGGGCCAAGGCCCGCGCCGTCACCGGCGGCGTGGCCAACGGGGAGCTGTTCCTGTTCATGGCCGGCGTCGGGCTCGATGCCGAGATCGTCGCCCGACTCCACCGGCCGCTGGCGCGGCGGTTTGGCAAGACCGCCTATGCGCCGGCCATATTGGGCGCGCTTGTCGCCGCGCCGAGACCGCGGCTTGCCGTGCGCATCGGCAACAAGACGATTTCCGCCGAATGGGTGATCGTCGCCAAGTCGAGCCGGTTCGCCGGCCCCTTCCTGCTCACCCGCAGGGCGGGCCTGCTCAAACGCGGGCTGCAGCTCGTCAGCGTCGCCGCCGGATGGCGGCTTACCGACGCGATGCGGCTCGCCGTGCTGCCCTTCGGGATCATGGAGCATATGCCGGGTGTGCGCATCGACCCCTGCACGCGGGCGGTGATCGAATCCGACCGGCCGACACCGGTGCAGATCGACGGCGACATCTGCGGCACCACCCCGGTCTTGGTGGTCGAAGCCCCGGCGCCGGTCAATGTCATCGTGCCGCGCGGGGGCCCGGCTCGGGCCTGA
- the rpoH gene encoding RNA polymerase sigma factor RpoH produces MPTSEGGLSRYLEEIRRFPMLEPQEEFMLAKRWREHGDREAAHKLVTSHLRLVAKIAMGYRGYGLPINEVVSEGNVGLMQAVKRFDPDKGFRLATYAMWWIRAAIQEYILRSWSLVKLGTTASQKKLFFNLRKVKGQISALEEGDMRPEQVAEISRRLGVSEDDVISMNRRLGGDSSLNAPLRADVEGGEWQDWLVDEAVDQETLLAESEELDSRRTLLAKAITKLNPREKRIFEARRLSDDPLTLEQLSEEFGVSRERIRQIEVRAFEKVQKAVTKAAAELEAGVA; encoded by the coding sequence ATCCCGACCTCAGAAGGCGGCCTATCGCGCTATCTGGAGGAGATTCGGCGCTTTCCCATGCTCGAGCCGCAGGAGGAGTTCATGCTCGCCAAGCGGTGGCGCGAGCATGGCGACCGCGAGGCGGCGCACAAGCTCGTCACCAGCCATCTGCGGCTGGTGGCCAAGATCGCCATGGGCTATCGCGGCTATGGGCTGCCGATCAACGAGGTGGTTTCGGAAGGTAATGTCGGCCTGATGCAGGCGGTCAAGCGCTTCGACCCGGACAAGGGGTTTCGTCTCGCCACCTACGCCATGTGGTGGATCCGCGCGGCGATCCAGGAATATATCCTGCGCTCGTGGAGCCTGGTGAAGCTCGGCACCACGGCGAGCCAGAAGAAGCTGTTCTTCAATCTGCGCAAGGTGAAGGGCCAGATCTCGGCGCTCGAAGAGGGCGACATGAGGCCGGAACAGGTGGCCGAGATTTCCCGCCGTCTCGGCGTCAGCGAGGACGACGTCATCTCGATGAACCGGCGGCTCGGCGGCGACAGCTCGCTCAACGCGCCGCTCAGGGCCGACGTCGAGGGCGGCGAATGGCAGGACTGGCTGGTCGACGAGGCGGTCGACCAGGAGACTTTGCTTGCCGAAAGCGAGGAATTGGACTCGCGCCGCACGCTCCTGGCCAAGGCCATCACCAAGCTGAACCCGCGCGAGAAGCGCATTTTCGAGGCGCGACGGCTTTCCGACGACCCGCTGACGCTGGAACAGCTCAGCGAGGAGTTCGGCGTCAGCCGCGAGCGCATCCGCCAGATCGAGGTGCGTGCCTTCGAGAAGGTGCAGAAGGCCGTGACCAAGGCGGCCGCCGAACTCGAAGCCGGCGTGGCATGA